The proteins below come from a single Eucalyptus grandis isolate ANBG69807.140 chromosome 3, ASM1654582v1, whole genome shotgun sequence genomic window:
- the LOC104436075 gene encoding cytochrome P450 CYP736A12, giving the protein MDSPHLRPLHPLPLQRPSAPKQETAFHLQMETSLLPILSTALLVTLYFFFRHLRCQQAHKLPPGPPPLPVIGNLHQLGNLPHRCLHSLAKSYGPIMFLRLGNKPTVVVSSPEAAELVLKTYDGIFSSRPSVDALHHLSYGNKGMGFAESGAYWRGMKKLCTLQLLSPAKVESFAPMRREELGKVVRRVRAAAAEHEAVDVSAEVGQLIADLACRMILGCSTRDKFNLEPGIHEALNLAGAFNLADYVPLLGALDLQGITRRAKAVNRAVDKVLEDIIREHEEDTTGKYEGDFIDTLLAGMGHPMNGSPQDDEPVHVLGRTNIKALALDMIAASYETSSTAIEWTMSELIRHPHAMKRLQRELEAAVGLGRTVEEADLPKLNYMDMVVKESLRLYPPGPLLIPHESTEGIEMGGYYVPKGTRVIVNAWALGRDAGAWAEDPEEFRPERFADGGVDVKGRDFQLIPFGSGRRGCPGMHLGLVNVRLVLAQLVHCFDWELPAGTSPKELDMSEDFGMSMPRAKHLILKPIYRLLV; this is encoded by the exons ATGGACTCTCCACATCTCCGCCCgcttcatcctcttcctctacAAAGACCTTCTGCGCCAAAACAAGAAACAGCCTTCCACCTGCAAATGGAGACTTCCCTACTCCCCATTCTCTCGACCGCTCTTCTAGTAACTCTCTACTTCTTCTTCCGCCACCTCCGCTGCCAGCAAGCCCACAAGCTGCCGCCGGGGCCGCCACCGCTGCCGGTCATCGGGAACCTCCACCAGCTGGGCAACCTTCCCCACCGCTGCCTCCACAGCCTCGCCAAGTCCTATGGCCCCATCATGTTCCTCCGCCTTGGCAACAAGCCGACGGTAGTGGTCTCATCGCCGGAGGCGGCTGAGCTGGTCCTCAAGACCTACGATGGCATCTTCTCGAGCCGCCCGAGCGTGGACGCCCTGCACCACTTGTCTTACGGCAACAAGGGGATGGGGTTTGCGGAGAGCGGTGCATATTGGAGAGGCATGAAGAAGCTGTGCACGCTGCAGCTGCTGAGCCCGGCAAAGGTTGAGTCTTTCGCACCAATGAGGAGGGAAGAGCTGGGGAAGGTGGTCAGGAGGgtgagggcggcggcggcagagCATGAGGCGGTGGACGTGAGCGCAGAGGTGGGGCAGCTGATCGCGGACTTGGCGTGCAGGATGATATTGGGGTGCAGCACAAGGGATAAGTTCAACTTGGAGCCTGGGATTCACGAGGCTCTGAACTTAGCCGGGGCTTTCAATTTGGCAGACTATGTGCCTCTTCTTGGAGCTCTCGATCTTCAG GGAATAACTCGGCGTGCGAAAGCTGTTAATCGAGCCGTGGATAAGGTACTGGAGGACATCATTAGAGAACACGAGGAAGACACGACAGGAAAATACGAGGGCGACTTCATAGACACGTTGCTCGCCGGCATGGGCCACCCCATGAACGGCTCGCCGCAAGACGACGAGCCGGTTCACGTGCTGGGTCGGACCAACATCAAGGCCTTGGCCCTCGACATGATCGCCGCGTCGTACGAAACCTCGTCCACCGCGATCGAGTGGACCATGTCCGAGCTGATCCGCCACCCGCACGCGATGAAACGCCTCCAGCGAGAGCTGGAAGCTGCCGTCGGGTTGGGGCGGACCGTCGAGGAGGCGGATCTGCCAAAGCTGAATTATATGGACATGGTGGTGAAGGAGAGCTTGAGGCTGTATCCGCCGGGCCCGCTCCTGATCCCACACGAGTCCACGGAGGGCATCGAGATGGGCGGATATTACGTCCCGAAGGGGACTCGGGTCATCGTGAACGCGTGGGCACTCGGGAGAGACGCCGGCGCTTGGGCGGAGGACCCGGAGGAGTTCCGCCCGGAGAGGTTTGCGGACGGCGGCGTGGACGTCAAGGGGCGGGACTTCCAGCTCATACCGTTCGGGTCGGGGCGGCGGGGCTGCCCGGGGATGCACTTGGGTCTCGTAAACGTGCGCCTTGTTTTGGCCCAATTAGTGCACTGTTTTGACTGGGAGCTGCCCGCGGGGACGTCGCCGAAGGAGCTGGACATGAGCGAGGACTTCGGGATGTCGATGCCGAGAGCGAAGCACTTGATCCTAAAGCCCATCTATCGCCTGCTCGTTTGA
- the LOC104438817 gene encoding protein S-acyltransferase 24-like codes for MQKNKWDFFVFLVLEVLAMSIAGAVALARVLGDPAAPASFGAWLKHAWSHHTGAMSFLIAEFFLFLGVAALTALQAYQISRNITTNERENSSRYSYLRDPGGRFRNPYDRGFRKNCADFFLKGYDEDVGHIGDWTDSEGIGMTVMARRSDQEYDE; via the exons ATGCAGAAGAACAAGTGGGATTTCTTTGTATTCCTAGTTTTAGAAGTATTGGCTATGTCAATTGCCGGCGCAGTTGCTCTTGCAA GAGTCCTGGGTGATCCAGCTGCACCGGCCTCTTTTGGTGCTTGGTTGAAACATGCTTGGAGCCATCATACTGGTGCTATGTCATTTCTCATAGCtgagtttttcctctttttaggTGTTGCAGCATTGACGGCTTTGCAAGCATATCAG ATTTCTCGTAATATTACCACTAACGAGAGGGAGAACTCTTCGCGCTATAGCTACCTCAGGGACCCGGGTG GCAGATTTCGAAACCCCTATGACCGTGGGTTTAGGAAGAATTGTGCAGATTTTTTCCTCAAAGGATACGATGAAGATGTGGGACATATTGGAGACTGGACTGATTCCGAGGGCATTGGCATGACGGTTATGGCAAGGAGATCAGATCAAGAATATGATGAGTAG